A window from Culex pipiens pallens isolate TS chromosome 3, TS_CPP_V2, whole genome shotgun sequence encodes these proteins:
- the LOC120420156 gene encoding NADH dehydrogenase [ubiquinone] 1 alpha subcomplex subunit 6-like → MSPGRIAAESALHRVRPLLSMDHHEARRKVLSLYKTWYREVPAIIHGYDIPKSSEQCRAKIREEFLRHRKVTDLRVIDMLLIKGQMELRETVNRWKDKSHLMRYWKDGVEAKPKDFLSRFYEGHE, encoded by the coding sequence ATGTCCCCCGGAAGAATCGCCGCCGAATCTGCGCTGCATCGGGTGCGCCCCCTCCTATCGATGGACCACCACGAGGCGCGGCGCAAAGTGCTGAGTCTGTACAAAACGTGGTACCGCGAGGTGCCGGCCATCATCCACGGGTACGACATCCCCAAGTCGAGCGAACAGTGCCGGGCGAAAATCCGCGAGGAGTTCCTACGCCACCGGAAGGTGACCGATTTGCGGGTGATTGACATGCTGCTGATCAAGGGCCAGATGGAGCTGCGCGAGACGGTCAACCGGTGGAAGGACAAGAGCCATCTGATGCGCTACTGGAAGGATGGGGTTGAGGCGAAGCCGAAGGATTTTCTTTCACGGTTCTACGAGGGACAcgagtga